GCCAAGTTTCACAAATCTTTTTACTCTACCACTTCAGTCACAACACCAGCACCAACGGTACGGCCGCCTTCGCGAACGGCGAAGCGTAATTCTTTTTCCATGGCGATAG
This genomic stretch from Deltaproteobacteria bacterium CG11_big_fil_rev_8_21_14_0_20_42_23 harbors:
- a CDS encoding elongation factor Tu, coding for IAMEKELRFAVREGGRTVGAGVVTEVVE